In a genomic window of Magnolia sinica isolate HGM2019 chromosome 14, MsV1, whole genome shotgun sequence:
- the LOC131225689 gene encoding thaumatin-like protein 1b, producing MEKRVFISLVLALLVSGAKSATFRFINRCTYTVWPGTLHNPRKPQLSQTGFELAQGAAVSLDAPNAWGGRFWGRTRCTTDTSGRFKCATADCGSGVVACNGAGAAPPATLAEFTLQGDGGKDFYDTSLVDGFNLPMSIIPQGGSGECSKSSCDEDVNSICPMELGVTASDGAIIACKSACLEFNSDEYCCRGAFGTPDKCKANNYSMIFKNACPTAYSYAYDDPTSTFTCTKANYLLTFCP from the exons ATGGAGAAACGGGTTTTCATCTCCCTTGTTTTGGCTCTCCTAGTCTCAG GGGCCAAATCAGCAACATTCAGATTCATAAACAGGTGTACATACACAGTATGGCCCGGCACGTTACACAACCCCAGAAAGCCCCAGCTCTCCCAAACGGGGTTTGAGCTCGCCCAGGGCGCAGCAGTCTCATTGGATGCTCCCAACGCATGGGGCGGCCGGTTCTGGGGCCGGACCCGCTGCACCACAGACACTAGTGGAAGGTTCAAATGTGCGACGGCAGACTGTGGCAGCGGCGTCGTTGCATGCAACGGTGCGGGCGCCGCACCACCAGCCACCTTAGCAGAGTTCACGTTGCAGGGTGACGGCGGCAAAGATTTCTATGACACAAGCCTGGTCGATGGTTTTAACTTGCCTATGTCCATTATTCCACAGGGAGGTTCAGGTGAGTGTTCCAAGAGCAGTTGTGACGAAGACGTGAACTCAATCTGCCCGATGGAGTTGGGGGTCACTGCATCAGATGGTGCGATCATTGCCTGTAAGAGTGCTTGCTTGGAGTTCAACAGTGATGAATATTGTTGCAGGGGTGCATTTGGTACACCAGACAAATGCAAGGCCAATAACTACTCTATGATCTTCAAGAATGCATGTCCCACAGCCTATAGCTATGCCTATGATGATCCTACCAGTACTTTCACGTGCACCAAAGCTAATTACCTCCTCACCTTCTGCCCATGA